One genomic window of Corynebacterium pseudotuberculosis includes the following:
- a CDS encoding thiamine-binding protein yields the protein MILAFSVAPTEVPNSEAEMSLAVSRAVKVVRDSGLPNETNAMFTLIEGEWDEVMAVVKKATDAVLEVSPRVGLVIKADIRPGYTEQIRSKVESVEQHLAEGLENT from the coding sequence ATGATTCTTGCGTTTTCCGTTGCACCGACCGAAGTACCTAATTCTGAAGCTGAGATGTCTCTTGCGGTTTCTCGCGCCGTTAAAGTAGTCCGTGATTCCGGCCTTCCGAATGAAACAAACGCTATGTTTACTCTGATCGAGGGGGAGTGGGATGAAGTCATGGCGGTGGTGAAAAAGGCTACGGATGCGGTCTTGGAGGTCTCTCCTCGGGTTGGTTTGGTAATTAAAGCCGATATCAGGCCTGGATACACCGAGCAAATTCGTTCCAAGGTGGAATCTGTAGAGCAGCATCTTGCAGAAGGCCTAGAAAACACCTAA
- the mce gene encoding methylmalonyl-CoA epimerase, with product MSTDINSIDIPHELVICLDHVGIAVPDLDIAVEFYRSAFGWVNHHQETNEEQGVVEAMVGPKDLKETDGMIQLLAPLNEDSTIAKFIDKKGPGLQQMCLRTSDIDALCSHLHEQGVRLLYPEPKTGTAGARINFVHPKDAGGVLLELTQPQK from the coding sequence ATGAGTACTGATATCAACTCCATCGACATTCCTCATGAGCTCGTTATATGCCTCGACCACGTCGGAATCGCGGTCCCGGACCTAGATATTGCCGTAGAGTTTTACCGCTCTGCATTCGGTTGGGTAAACCATCACCAGGAAACCAATGAAGAGCAAGGCGTTGTTGAAGCCATGGTGGGGCCTAAGGACCTCAAAGAAACCGATGGCATGATTCAGCTGCTGGCTCCTTTGAATGAGGACTCCACCATCGCTAAGTTCATCGACAAAAAGGGCCCTGGCCTCCAGCAAATGTGTCTGCGCACGAGCGATATTGATGCACTGTGCTCGCATCTTCATGAGCAAGGCGTACGGCTCCTCTACCCTGAGCCAAAGACTGGCACAGCCGGCGCACGCATCAACTTTGTTCACCCCAAAGATGCCGGTGGCGTTCTCCTTGAGCTGACTCAACCACAGAAGTAA
- a CDS encoding DUF2550 domain-containing protein: MVVADVERMMSIVLWIILVVIVLVMLLAAWRFLVVRSEGSAVVIRRLPADTGRRWRHGSMRYRGETLEYFKLRSLFPKADLIINRQDVDYMGARELDPSEIRLLADGATVHSLKVRGVRYEIALDNAYSMGLVSWLESAPSRRLERMDHTTLQNKIGRSKRRDR, encoded by the coding sequence GTGGTAGTGGCAGATGTGGAGCGTATGATGTCGATCGTCCTATGGATTATCTTGGTGGTCATCGTTCTCGTCATGCTGCTTGCCGCATGGCGTTTTTTAGTTGTTCGTAGTGAAGGCTCGGCGGTTGTGATTAGAAGACTTCCAGCTGACACAGGACGCCGCTGGAGGCATGGGTCGATGCGTTACAGGGGCGAAACTCTTGAGTATTTTAAGTTGCGGTCTCTGTTTCCTAAAGCGGATCTGATTATTAATCGGCAAGACGTGGATTACATGGGAGCACGCGAACTTGACCCCAGCGAGATTCGCCTTTTAGCTGACGGCGCCACTGTACACTCTTTGAAGGTTCGGGGGGTGCGTTATGAAATCGCGCTTGATAATGCATATTCTATGGGACTCGTCTCATGGCTAGAGTCTGCCCCTAGTCGCAGGTTAGAGCGTATGGATCATACTACTTTACAGAATAAGATCGGCCGGAGTAAGCGTCGCGATCGGTGA
- the nucS gene encoding endonuclease NucS, with product MRLVIARCSVDYIGRLEAHLPLADRLLMVKADGSVSIHADDRAYKPLNWMTPPCTLTETIVEEDGANVALWIVENKKGEQLRITVEAVHSDLYYELGEDPGLQKDGVEAHLQELLAEHIETLGEGYSLVRREYPTPIGPVDILCRDSDGLNVAVEIKRRGGIDGVEQLTRYLELLNRDELLAPVTGVFAAQQIKPQARTLAEDRGIRCVVLDYDNLRGIESPELRLF from the coding sequence ATGCGTTTAGTCATAGCCCGTTGTTCGGTTGATTATATTGGTCGATTAGAAGCACATTTGCCGCTAGCCGATCGTCTTTTAATGGTAAAGGCCGATGGGTCTGTATCTATTCACGCGGATGATCGGGCATATAAACCGCTCAATTGGATGACTCCCCCGTGTACGCTAACGGAAACAATTGTGGAAGAAGATGGCGCAAATGTTGCGTTGTGGATTGTAGAAAACAAGAAGGGGGAGCAGCTTCGCATTACCGTCGAGGCTGTTCACTCGGATTTGTATTATGAGCTGGGTGAAGACCCTGGCCTGCAAAAGGATGGTGTAGAGGCACATCTACAAGAACTTTTAGCAGAGCACATTGAGACCTTGGGAGAAGGATATTCTCTTGTACGTCGGGAGTATCCCACGCCGATCGGACCGGTGGATATTTTGTGCCGAGACTCTGATGGGTTGAACGTTGCTGTGGAGATCAAACGTCGTGGGGGAATCGACGGAGTAGAGCAGCTTACACGCTATTTGGAGCTACTTAATCGCGATGAATTATTAGCCCCAGTCACAGGAGTTTTTGCCGCACAGCAAATCAAGCCGCAGGCACGTACATTGGCAGAAGACCGTGGAATCCGCTGCGTTGTCCTGGACTATGACAATTTGCGTGGGATTGAATCTCCAGAACTCAGGCTGTTCTGA
- a CDS encoding F0F1 ATP synthase subunit epsilon produces the protein MADITVELVSVERMLWSGQASIVTAQTTEGEIGVLPGHEPMLGQLVDNGVVTIRPVSGDKLVAAVQGGFLSISKEKVTILAEYAVWADEVNASESESHLQDDDAIEKARAQAELKALRRKEQS, from the coding sequence ATGGCTGACATCACCGTGGAATTGGTTTCCGTGGAGCGCATGTTGTGGTCTGGTCAGGCCAGCATCGTCACCGCGCAGACCACTGAGGGTGAGATCGGCGTGCTGCCAGGTCATGAGCCCATGCTCGGCCAGCTGGTCGACAACGGCGTTGTGACCATTCGTCCTGTAAGCGGCGACAAGCTCGTTGCAGCCGTGCAGGGTGGTTTCCTCTCCATTTCTAAGGAAAAGGTCACCATCCTCGCGGAATATGCAGTATGGGCTGATGAGGTTAACGCCTCCGAGTCTGAGTCCCATCTGCAGGATGACGACGCTATCGAAAAAGCTCGTGCTCAGGCCGAGCTGAAGGCGCTTCGTCGTAAGGAACAGTCCTAG